The Xyrauchen texanus isolate HMW12.3.18 chromosome 28, RBS_HiC_50CHRs, whole genome shotgun sequence genome has a segment encoding these proteins:
- the LOC127621877 gene encoding alpha-1,6-mannosyl-glycoprotein 2-beta-N-acetylglucosaminyltransferase-like, whose amino-acid sequence MRFRIYKRKVVILTLVVIIGGFAVWNSGKMKKASTAVVPKEAETVKRISGSSQVQVTIPVTRKPVNETLPEKQPAAKPEVENTTQVYRGIVFQLNFDQTLRNEDKFRSVRQKDDLVVVVQVHNRPEYLRLLVDSLRKAEGIENVLLIFSHDFWSPEINQIVTSIDFCLVLQIFFPFSIQLYPQEFPGNDPRDCPRDISKKDALTLGCINAEYPDSFGHYREAKFSQTKHHWWWKLHFVWDRVRVLKDHQGLVLLIEEDHYLAPDFYQLLKLMASLKKEQCPDCDILSLGSYGHISYSSKTNKVEVKAWKSTEHNMGMALSRNAYQKLLRCTDAFCTYDDYNWDWSLQHLTVTCLPTFLKVMVCEAPRIFHAGDCGMHHKKSACMPTSQKTKIENILQISRNQLFPKQLLITNRLPALGAKGVAPHVKNGGWGDIRDHELCKSYLRLQ is encoded by the coding sequence ATGAGATTCCGAATTTACAAACGAAAGGTGGTAATACTGACGTTAGTGGTCATAATCGGTGGATTTGCCGTCTGGAATAGTGGTAAGATGAAGAAGGCAAGCACTGCTGTGGTTCCTAAAGAGGCGGAGACCGTTAAAAGGATTAGCGGAAGTAGTCAGGTACAGGTCACGATACCGGTAACTCGGAAACCAGTCAACGAGACGCTTCCAGAAAAACAACCAGCTGCCAAACCTGAAGTGGAAAACACTACTCAGGTGTACAGAGGGATTGTGTTTCAACTCAACTTTGACCAGACCTTGAGAAACGAGGACAAGTTTCGGTCAGTGCGACAGAAGGATGACCTCGTCGTAGTTGTTCAGGTGCACAACCGTCCAGAATACCTGCGACTCTTGGTGGATAGTTTGAGAAAGGCAGAGGGCATTGAGAATGTTTTGCTGATATTCAGCCATGACTTCTGGTCCCCAGAGATCAACCAGATAGTCACCTCCATTGACTTCTGTCTTGTCCTTCAAATCTTCTTCCCGTTTAGTATCCAGCTCTATCCTCAAGAGTTCCCAGGGAATGATCCAAGAGACTGTCCCCGAGACATATCCAAGAAAGATGCCTTAACGTTAGGCTGCATAAACGCAGAGTACCCAGACTCCTTCGGCCACTATCGAGAAGCCAAGTTCTCTCAGACCAAACACCACTGGTGGTGGAAGCTGCACTTTGTTTGGGATAGAGTCCGGGTGTTGAAAGACCACCAAGGGCTCGTGTTGCTCATTGAAGAGGACCACTACCTCGCCCCCGATTTTTATCAGCTTCTCAAGCTGATGGCGTCGCTAAAGAAAGAGCAGTGTCCCGATTGTGATATCCTGTCTTTGGGAAGCTACGGGCACATCAGCTATTCCAGCAAAACCAACAAAGTTGAGGTGAAAGCATGGAAGTCCACTGAGCACAACATGGGCATGGCGCTAAGCCGAAATGCGTACCAGAAGCTCCTCCGATGCACCGATGCCTTCTGCACCTACGACGACTACAACTGGGACTGGTCTTTGCAGCACCTTACCGTGACTTGTTTGCCCACGTTCCTGAAGGTCATGGTCTGCGAGGCACCTCGCATTTTCCACGCCGGCGATTGTGGTATGCACCACAAAAAGTCAGCTTGCATGCCGACTAGCCAGAAGACAAAGATCGAAAACATTCTTCAGATCAGCAGGAATCAGCTGTTCCCAAAACAGTTGCTTATCACAAATAGACTGCCTGCATTGGGGGCCAAAGGTGTGGCCCCCCATGTCAAAAATGGAGGTTGGGGCGACATCAGGGACCATGAACTCTGCAAGAGCTATCTTCGATTACAGTGA
- the LOC127621898 gene encoding 40S ribosomal protein S29 — MGHQQLYWSHPRKFGQGSRSCRVCSNRHGLIRKYGLNMCRQCFRQYAKDIGFVKLD, encoded by the exons ATGGGTCATCAGCAGCTCTACTGGAGTCACCCTAGAAAATTCGGCCAGGGATCCCGTTCCTG CCGGGTATGCTCAAACAGACACGGTCTGATCCGCAAGTATGGACTGAACATGTGCCGCCAGTGCTTCAGGCAGTACGCTAAAGATATCGGCTTTGTGAAG CTGGATTAA
- the LOC127621857 gene encoding apolipoprotein B-100-like, producing the protein MGDNKLCLFMLLNIFALSKAENGEAPCLMVKRYKLFHKYEYLYEAESLNALNGAVNGPKFSCKVEIEVPGTCRYIMHTTDCTLSEVTDVDANRNPVFGPAVDAEKFKAEMKRHTLKFTIEGDNEIKLFPEQNELINILNIKRGIVSALAVPLLEEEKNKDMPTIYGLCKTDYIVNTRQDIPTDITLKRDLSRCDKFRPVKDHTSPLALISGMHYPLAHLIRSTQTCNYKFDNEKHHMTSGACTEKHVLVPFSHKKESGVTNIGKQKLNLLGVTENSNRVFYHKVANMKPLHVDSSVDMSPIQDKDVALDVLKELAHLSKTTNGHKRAHLAHKLVSVIRKMNAETLTAAVPEALEISRSLTYQVLLQCGTPECNSVIMQIYRTFDKSSVEIDAVVYAMGMVPHPSRVLVKEMLEMAQYKPSKPIYYAVSNAVRRLYEAEGLSREIQAVADYAIEQMGDCTGDQEHIFLSLRVIGNMGAAMGAASPSLKSAVIECINQPAASPEVQQAAIQVFRQTSVPEEGRKVLLHVVLDRAAPIQKRVAAYLILMKNPESAELAQLATALHAEENLQAKSFFISHITNILSFTTPETLEFRQKVAEAFVDNNIGTVMDPTQFSRNYRFGSLEGNMIIESPNELPREVMLEMALTAFGFDMDFVEIGLEGKGFEPFVEALFGDNGFFPDTVMKTIFYAADKMPQQLNGLLKNVLPILRNDRKKRQATQSIVREISHNVNKLFRDLKAQDAPEAMVYLRLLGAELGYLKTKDMEDMVYSAGKMIDNLLKMIHTDFIRSLYSSADNELFLHYIFMDNEFFLPTSPGFPLRVALSGTFTPGIKGGLNFNPFTSEFAFMPSAGIEIVTEVGAHFPDYVHSGLEMHTNIYHESGLRAKVSICKNQVTLTIPAPQGPTKLISVTNSLVSAVGTKTKIIPAMGEHTDEEECNRFVPGLKYCSVLQYSDAMSNDNAPYFPLTGDSKFAIELHPTGEVTEYSTTINYIFEDDGDKGTFRVEVEEIFIPESMSLSVPTFGIVSGKISSNFYNLEAAVSAGRDAVAHPSYSAKVKVNGTSSVDLFSIKFEGSALVEAKPDNSFKANAKTEVIHRLFNASISVEEEVKIAENVSVKSNSKLDVTSPVGVQMSLEHIGKVGANADEISGDSNLEGSFKAGQVHGSVALVQTVSLFPFKPEAKIDSSLKIDLAPLRAQNIIAAAFANGELSILSKTAAFEDLLTNIAEMTFKESQLTLRSDTKALASGLNIKNTAEARAEVRAVNIKIETSADLFSERIHSLITGALDISGLNIHSDASAYLTGHKAAHNANLTLNQDGLATSGTTSLQSLFTHEELKHTYKISYKSLTATAHCRTDGYMKGTRIRHNTKMEIAGLAVIFIHDAHLISETFGFDSTIRGTGVPFRFHFDAITNANGVIYLYGRQEAKIHTKFLLKAQPLAIAHTHDCKVSTTHKLDNGVYIETNLNNKADTLLTPFEQTTTVIVKSKVNNHAMNQEINAYSTPERLGLVVSGTVLTNLFNNANADNQDFSVSGFLKYDKNSDGHVINLPVIDNLPAVFDNIRSTLVSMGEAMRNYINREEIAANLQNLPQYVNNLITEMDFKGRVVQLKDSFLAALKSEVDKKIEAVQDAVVELIKQFQLDEKVNIWTSHLKSIQVCVSQFLDDTVTYLRMKHFEQVIEDLNEISLSTTKFSAEHMLDIPLQIPQIKFPAIPKALVVPYFGKLYSEVRVSSPVYSFRTSAEFRKASEEHSLFTCFLTSQGASANNANINYNLDSKVQIYIPKLSNVTVSETFNLTHTGMTLNQQASLALKAFASEASAERIPTNNPTHSSMKDGISFSLETSYNHQLSIPLLSLTSEATLTQKAVARKGTTITITVANEGTGKFALPDFSDEGTHKSDLQFDMDLSTARLTLTGHTDSDLLKMKMTVNADAVVLSHLEFSARVENESPFIKNSLVVASGKAHLGDMKVEVKAAHDAEFVGAVSGSLSNTVNIMAHPSEVVIDFQNKGNTKISLYEALSAEIDLQNDNAVTLNTDIQQISTVALARFNQYKYSHNFTLVNNKAETGIYAVVNGEANLETSNVLETFVPALNVVKDLISYSHTDLWHVLTNTDQAIDLDAKLVYQKRVALVTDMGFIIVPSLGNLISKVSFKSSILTLNSNAGIYQEDNFVMCVSATTASVFEELKAKLNASTTLTTTESGLKLANALSLENAHVAGTHESTVTLEIDNYEAVLSMDTDANINLLNLTFEATHQLSADNKAIPKAVSALKVKYAFDRPDSKAVGHGDFENTLKLEATLFLISIELATNVTTDNNISNASVQVTLENYATIYVKSDGLQSTVKTTGNGKIDHAYSNLGFDINDRLTLEGNLIRVHSVLERDTSCDISLHQDFNIKMNHTALAKMDLIPLTSLMAAVDMYLSHPSYNDFDERDEEFIFSRDSVKLKSKTFSPWYNSSTVLSADAFGEYHKLNFDLEGSYNLTSPSALLEYEFDMHGLLTRDTSELA; encoded by the exons GCATACTCTGAAGTTTACCATTGAGGGAGACAATGAGATCAAGCTCTTCCCTGAACAAAATGAGTTAATTAACATTCTCAACATCAAGAGAGGAATCGTCTCTGCCCTTGCTGTCCCTCTGCTAGAGGAGGAGAAGAACAAAGACATG CCCACCATCTATGGTCTGTGCAAGACTGACTACATTGTAAACACAAGACAGGACATTCCTACTGACATCACCCTCAAACGAGACCTGTCCAGATGTGACAAGTTCAGACCGGTGAAGGACCACACCAGTCCCCTGGCCCTTATTTCTGGCATG CACTATCCTCTGGCTCATCTGATCAGGAGCACCCAGACCTGCAACTACAAATTTGACAATGAGAAGCACCATATGACCTCTGGTGCTTGCACTGAGAAACATGTTCTTGTGCCCTTCTCTCACAA GAAAGAGTCTGGAGTGACCAATATTGGCAAACAGAAACTGAACCTTTTGGGAGTTACTGAGAACAGCAACAGAGTCTTTTACCACA AAGTGGCCAACATGAAACCCTTGCATGTAGATAGCAGTGTGGACATGAGCCCTATTCAGGATAAAGATGTCGCTCTTGATGTTCTGAAGGAACTTGCTCACCTTTCCAAGACCACCAATGGACATAAGAGAGCTCACTTGGCCCACAAGCTTGTGTCCGTGATCCGCAAGATGAATGCTGAGACCCTGACTGCTGCCGTTCCTGAAGCCCTGGAGATCTCTCGCTCTTTGACTTACCAGGTCTTGCTACAGTGTGGTACCCCAGAGTGCAACAGTGTTATCATGCAGATTTACAGGACCTTTGACAAGTCCTCAGTAGAAATTGATGCTGTTGTATATGCCATGGGAATGGTTCCCCATCCCTCTCGTGTCCTTGTAAAGGAAATGTTGGAGATGGCACAGTACAAGCCAAGCAAGCCCATCTACTACGCTGTCAGCAATGCTGTGCGAAG ACTCTACGAGGCTGAAGGACTCTCTCGTGAGATCCAGGCAGTGGCTGATTATGCCATTGAGCAGATGGGTGATTGCACAGGTGACCAGGAGCACATCTTTCTGTCCCTGAGG GTCATTGGAAACATGGGAGCTGCAATGGGAGCTGCAAGCCCTTCTTTGAAGTCTGCTGTTATTGAGTGCATAAACCAACCGGCTGCATCCCCTGAAGTCCAGCAGGCGGCCATCCAGGTCTTCAGACAGACTTCTGTACCTGAGGAG GGCAGAAAGGTGCTCCTGCATGTTGTTCTGGACAGAGCTGCACCCATACAGAAACGTGTTGCTGCCTATCTCATCTTGATGAAGAACCCAGAGTCTGCTGAACTTGCTCAGTTGGCAACTGCTCTCCATGCCGAAGAAAATCTTCAGGCCAAGAGCTTTTTCATTTCACATATCACCAACATCTTGAGCTTCACAACACCAGAGACCCTGGA atttaggCAGAAGGTTGCAGAGGCCTTTGTTGACAATAATATTGGAACTGTCATGGATCCCACACAATTCTCTCGCAACTATAGATTTGGATCCCTTGAAGGAAACATGATCATTGAGTCTCCAAATGAACTGCCCAGGGAGGTCATGCTGGAAATGGCCTTAACAGCTTTTGGGTTTGATATGGACTTTGTTGAG ATTGGTCTGGAGGGTAAAGGGTTTGAGCCCTTTGTTGAGGCCCTCTTTGGTGATAATGGATTCTTCCCAGATACCGTGATGAAGACCATTTTCTATGCTGCAGACAAGATGCCCCAGCAGCTCAATGGGCTTTTGAAAAACGTGCTTCCGATCTTGAGAAATGACAGGAAGAAGAGACAG GCAACTCAAAGCATTGTCAGAGAAATCAgccataatgtcaacaaactctttAGAGACTTAAAGGCCCAGGATGCCCCTGAAGCTATGGTGTACCTCAGACTTTTGGGTGCTGAACTTGGCTATCTTAAAACAAAGGATATGGAAGACATGGTTTATTCTGCTGGCAAGATGATTGACAATCTACTGAAGATGATCCACACTGAT TTCATCAGGAGCCTATACTCCAGTGCAGACAATGAGCTTTTCCTTCACTACATCTTCATGGATAATGAGTTCTTTCTGCCCACCAGTCCTGGTTTTCCACTGAGGGTTGCTCTGTCTGGAACATTCACTCCTGGAATCAAAGGAGGGCTGAACTTTAATCCATTCACG AGTGAATTTGCTTTCATGCCGTCTGCTGGCATTGAGATTGTGACCGAGGTTGGAGCTCACTTCCCTGACTATGTTCACTCTGGCCTGGAGATGCACACTAACATCTATCATGAGAGTGGCCTCAGAGCAAAGGTCTCTATATGCAAAAACCAGGTCACGCTCACCATTCCTGCTCCTCAAGGCCCAACTAAGCTCATCAGTGTGAC CAATTCTTTGGTTTCTGCTGTTGGTACTAAGACAAAGATCATTCCTGCCATGGGGGAGCATACTGACGAAGAGGAATGTAATCGTTTTGTTCCTGGACTGAAGTACTGTTCTGTCCTGCAGTATTCTGATGCTATGTCCAATGATAATGCCCCCTATTTCCCTCTCACTGGTGACAGCAA ATTTGCTATTGAGCTGCACCCCACTGGAGAGGTCACAGAGTATTCTACCACCATCAACTATATCTTTGAGGATGATGGAGATAAAGGCACATTTAGAGTAGAGGTTGAAG AGATCTTCATTCCTGAGAGTATGTCACTGTCTGTACCTACTTTTGGGATAGTGTCTGGAAAAATAAGCAGCAACTTCTACAACCTAGAAGCAGCTGTGTCTGCTGGCAGAGATGCTGTTGCACACCCAAGCTATTCGGCTAAGGTTAAAGTCAATGGAACAAGTTCTGTTGACCTCTTCTCCATAAAGTTTGAAG GATCTGCTCTAGTTGAGGCCAAACCTGATAATTCTTTCAAGGCTAATGCAAAAACAGAAGTCATCCACAGGCTTTTTAATGCCAGCATCAGTGTTGAAGAAGAAGTAAAAATAGCTGAAAACGTCAGTGTGAAATCCAACAGCAAGCTTGACGTAACTAGCCCCGTTGGAGTGCAGATGTCTCTGGAGCACATTGGAAAAGTTGGAGCAAATGCTGACGAGATCTCTGGAGATTCAAACCTGGAGGGATCCTTCAAGGCAGGTCAAGTGCATGGTTCTGTAGCTCTCGTACAGACAGTCTCACTCTTCCCATTCAAACCAGAGGCAAAGATTGATTCTTCACTGAAAATAGATTTGGCACCTCTTCGAGCTCAGAATATCATTGCTGCAGCCTTTGCCAATGGGGAACTGTCCATTCTGTCCAAAACAGCAGCATTTGAAGACCTTCTCACAAACATTGCTGAGATGACTTTCAAGGAATCCCAGCTTACTCTAAGATCAGACACAAAAGCATTAGCTTCTGGTCTGAATATCAAAAACACAGCTGAGGCAAGAGCTGAAGTTAGAGCAGTCAACATTAAGATTGAGACTTCTGCTGACCTCTTTTCAGAACGAATCCACTCGCTTATCACTGGAGCACTGGACATCAGTGGTCTGAATATTCACAGTGATGCCTCTGCTTATTTAACTGGACACAAAGCTGCCCATAATGCCAATCTGACCCTCAACCAGGATGGCCTGGCCACAAGTGGGACAACCTCACTGCAAAGCCTCTTTACTCATGAGGAGCTCAAGCACACCTATAAGATCAGCTATAAAAGTCTTACGGCCACTGCTCATTGCAGGACTGATGGATATATGAAGGGAACCCGCATAAGACACAACACTAAAATGGAGATTGCAGGACTCGCTGTCATATTTATTCATGATGCCCATTTGATCTCCGAGACTTTTGGCTTTGACTCCACCATTCGTGGTACAGGTGTTCCATTCAGATTTCATTTTGATGCCATTACTAATGCTAATGGTGTAATATACCTGTATGGAAGACAGGAAGCCAAGATTCACACAAAGTTCCTCCTGAAAGCACAGCCACTTGCTATTGCTCACACTCATGATTGCAAGGTCTCAACCACCCATAAACTAGACAATGGTGTCTACATTGAAACAAACCTTAACAACAAGGCTGACACTCTGCTGACACCCTTTGAACAAACGACTACAGTGATTGTTAAATCTAAAGTGAACAACCATGCAATGAACCAGGAAATCAATGCTTACAGTACTCCTGAGAGGCTTGGATTAGTAGTTTCTGGAACAGTGCTCACCAATCTCTTCAACAATGCTAATGCTGATAATCAGGACTTTTCAGTCTCTGGCTTCCTCAAGTATGACAAAAATAGTGATGGCCATGTAATCAACCTGCCTGTCATTGACAATTTGCCTGCAGTTTTTGATAACATCAGATCAACACTTGTGAGCATGGGCGAGGCCATGAGGAATTACATCAACAGAGAGGAGATTGCTGCCAATCTTCAGAATTTACCCCAGTATGTTAATAACCTTATTACTGAAATGGATTTTAAGGGAAGAGTTGTCCAGCTCAAAGATAGTTTTTTGGCAGCTTTGAAATCTGAGGTTGATAAAAAGATAGAAGCAGTTCAGGATGCAGTCGTGGAGCTTATCAAACAATTCCAACTTGATGAAAAAGTTAACATTTGGACCTCCCATTTAAAATCCATTCAGGTCTGTGTCTCACAGTTTTTGGATGATACTGTCACTTATCTGAGGATGAAACATTTCGAACAGGTTATTGAGGACCTGAACGAGATCTCCCTTTCCACCACCAAGTTCAGTGCTGAGCACATGCTTGACATTCCTCTTCAGATTCCACAAATCAAATTCCCTGCAATCCCCAAAGCCCTTGTAGTGCCATACTTTGGAAAGCTCTATAGTGAGGTCCGAGTCAGCAGCCCTGTCTACAGTTTCAGAACCTCTGCAGAGTTCCGGAAAGCCTCAGAGGAACACTCTCTGTTCACATGTTTCCTTACCTCTCAAGGAGCCTCAGCAAACAATGCCAATATAAACTACAATCTAGATTCTAAAGTACAGATATATATCCCTAAGTTGTCCAATGTTACAGTTTCTGAAACTTTCAATTTAACACACACTGGTATGACTTTGAACCAACAGGCTTCATTGGCTCTGAAAGCATTTGCCTCTGAAGCCTCTGCAGAGCGAATACCTACAAACAATCCTACTCACTCTAGCATGAAGGATGGGATCTCTTTCTCTCTTGAAACATCTTACAACCACCAGCTGAGCATCCCTTTGCTCTCCCTGACTAGTGAAGCCACCTTGACTCAAAAGGCTGTAGCCCGCAAGGGTACAACCATCACCATCACAGTTGCAAATGAAGGCACTGGCAAATTTGCTCTACCTGACTTCTCTGATGAAGGCACCCATAAGAGTGACCTGCAATTCGACATGGACCTTAGCACTGCCAGGCTGACTCTCACTGGTCACACTGACAGTGATCTTCTGAAGATGAAGATGACAGTAAATGCTGATGCTGTTGTTCTAAGCCACCTCGAATTCAGTGCTCGTGTTGAAAACGAGTCTCCATTCATCAAGAACAGTTTGGTGGTTGCATCTGGAAAGGCTCACTTGGGTGACATGAAAGTAGAAGTCAAAGCAGCCCATGATGCAGAGTTTGTTGGAGCTGTCAGTGGTTCCCTCTCTAATACAGTTAACATCATGGCTCATCCTAGTGAGGTAGTTATTGACTTTCAGAACAAGGGTAATACCAAGATCAGCCTCTATGAAGCGCTGTCAGCCGAAATTGACCTCCAGAATGACAATGCTGTTACCCTCAACACTGATATACAACAGATCAGTACAGTGGCACTTGCCCGTTTCAACCAATACAAATATAGTCATAACTTTACATTAGTCAATAACAAAGCTGAAACAGGCATTTACGCTGTTGTCAATGGTGAGGCCAACCTGGAAACCTCGAATGTTCTAGAAACTTTTGTGCCAGCCCTTAATGTAGTAAAAGACCTGATCTCATACAGTCATACTGACCTATGGCATGTCTTGACCAACACTGACCAGGCCATTGATCTAGATGCCAAACTTGTCTACCAGAAGAGAGTTGCTCTTGTTACTGATATGGGCTTCATCATTGTTCCTTCATTAGGCAACTTGATCTCTAAGGTGTCTTTCAAGTCCTCTATTCTCACCCTAAATTCTAACGCTGGCATTTATCAGGAGGATAACTTTGTGATGTGTGTTAGTgccacaacggcctcagtgtttGAGGAATTGAAGGCCAAACTTAACGCATCCACTACCCTAACCACCACTGAAAGTGGACTGAAACTGGCCAATGCTCTCTCTCTGGAGAATGCCCATGTTGCTGGTACTCATGAGAGCACTGTGACTCTGGAGATAGATAACTATGAGGCTGTATTGTCCATGGACACAGATGCTAATATTAATCTTCTAAACCTCACTTTCGAAGCCACTCACCAACTTTCTGCTGACAACAAGGCCATTCCAAAGGCAGTGTCAGCCTTGAAGGTCAAGTACGCCTTCGATCGTCCAGACTCAAAGGCAGTTGGACATGGAGATTTTGAGAATACCTTGAAACTGGAGGCAACTCTTTTCCTTATCTCCATTGAGCTTGCTACAAATGTAACCACTGATAATAATATCTCTAATGCTTCGGTTCAGGTAACTCTGGAAAATTATGCTACCATCTATGTAAAATCTGATGGTCTGCAATCCACTGTGAAGACCACTGGGAATGGCAAAATTGATCATGCATATAGCAATTTGGGGTTTGACATTAATGACCGCCTGACCTTGGAAGGAAATCTTATACGTGTGCATTCTGTGCTAGAACGTGATACAAGCTGTGATATCAGCCTCCACCaagattttaacataaaaatgaacCATACAGCTCTGGCTAAAATGGATCTCATTCCCCTGACCTCCCTCATGGCTGCTGTAGATATGTACTTGTCTCATCCAAGTTACAATGATTTTGATGAAAGAGATGAGGAATTTATTTTCTCGAGAGACAGTGTTAAACTAAAATCAAAGACTTTCTCTCCTTGGTACAATTCAAGTACAGTGTTATCAGCAGATGCTTTTGGAGAATATCATAAATTAAACTTTGATTTAGAGGGCTCTTACAATCTCACTTCTCCATCAGCACTTCTGGAGTATGAGTTTGACATGCATG GCCTCCTTACCAGGGACACAAGTGAGCTAGCATAA